The Thermoanaerobacter uzonensis DSM 18761 genome segment TGCAAAATATCTCCTTTACGAAAGTTTGTCTACAGTCTGAAAGGCCGTAAGATGGCCTTTTTATTTTGTTTGTTCATCTTTTTTGTTAAAATCTGAAGGAGAAGACTTTGTCATTTTAGACTTTCCTTCAAAAATAGCTCCCTCTTCAATTATCAAATTTTGAACTTCTATATCTCCATAAAGTTTTCCAGTAGAAGTAAGTTGTAATTGACCTTTTGCAAATATGTTTCCCTTTACTTCGCCTGAAACAATTATATTATCAGCTGTTATATTAGCTTCTATTTTTGCTGACTCACCTATTACAATGTTGCCTTTTGTTTCTATTTGACCTGTAAAATTACCATCTATCCGTAGAGTGCCTTCTGATTTAATTGTACCTTCAAAAGTTGAATTTTTTCCTATGACAGTGTCAATTTTGTCAGGATTAACTTCTACAATCTGTTCTCTTTTTTGAAACATATCAATTCCCCTTTGCAAGATATTTCATTGGATCTATAGGATTACCATTTACTCTAACTTCGAAGTGAACATGAGGTCCGGTGCTTCTTCCGGTATTTCCCGATTTTGCTATTATATCGCCCCTTTTTACGCTTTGACCTACTTTGACAAGTATTTCAGAATTATGGCCATATACAGACTCAATTCCATAACCATGGTCTATGATTACTGCATTACCATATCCTGTTAACCATCCTGCATATGTAACCACACCTTTTCCAGCGGCTTTTACTGGAGTTCCTACAGGTACAGATATGTCAATTCCAGGGTGAAATTCACTTCCATATCCAAAAGGAGACTTTCTCATTCCAAAAGGAGAAGTTATTGTGCCATATACTGGATAAGCACTGGGTATTGAATTCAAATAATCAAGTCGGGCTGCTACTTTTGAAATAAGGTCTTGTAAACTTTGTGTTTTTTGATCTATTTGTGAAATAAGCTCGGCAGTCGTTTCATTATCATAGGAAATGTTAGCATCGGATCTACCGTTTCTTGACACACTGCCACGGCTTGTAGCAGGAGTTGATAATCCAACCATGCGCCTTACTTTTTCTTCTAATTCGTTTAAGCCTTTAATTCTTTCACTGACCAGTTGAGCATTTTTATCTAACGTAGCTATTTTTTTGTCTTGTTCTTCTTTAACGGAGGTTAGTTGTTCGATTTTTTTATCTTTTTCTGCTATCATAGTGTATAGGTAAGTGGTTGTTTTGCCAAAATAGACTAAAGAAGCTGTAGCAGCCATAATTATTGAAAAAGCCACTATTGCTACTGTTTTTATAAGGGGAATAGAGATTTTAAAGCTTTTGATTTGTTGATTTGAATCAGGAATAATCATAATATTGAGGTATTTCTTTTTTTTCTTTTTCATTTATACCCCCACCCTAAAAAAATGGACAACTATATTTATTCTATATAAAGGTATCAAAATCCTGCTTAAAAATCAAATTTTAAATTTTTATAATATTATGATAAATTATTTTAATTTAATTTACTTTTGTGATATAATCAAAATGTAATTTATAGAAGTGGAGAAATTGAGGTGAAGTATGAAAAAAGGAATTATTTTAGGAATTGTATTGGGAATAATAGCAATAGTTCTCAACATTATAGTAAATGGTTTTTTTACTTCATTCGTATATTATAGCAATTATCTTTTTTTAATAGGAGTTTGTGTAGGATTATTAGGGAGTGCATTGTATATTTCCTACTGGATCAATGATTTAAGACTTGTCAAAAAAATTTATTATAAAGAAGAACTACCAGAACGGCGAGAGGAGATAAAATTTATGAAGATATGGGGAAGTTATCTTGTTATGGCCATGTTAGTAATGTGGCTTTTGTCTTTGCTAGTTGCCTTAGTTGGAGAAACAGTTATAGGTATAAAATAATCGGTGTGGAGAATACTACTATTTGAAAAGAGCTACAGGAGGTGTTGGGATGGGGAAAAGAATAGCAGTAGAAAGTCAGCTTTCCAATATTAAAGAGTATTTAAAGCAAAAAGGATATGAAGTTGTAGAATTAAAAGAAACTCTTTCAGAAAAAAGCAATTTAAATGTCTATGATGCCATAGTTATAACAGGGCAAAGTAGAAATATGCTAGGCATAGATGATATTTTGTCAAAAGTTCCGGTGATAGATGCAACAGGAATGACTCCTTTTGATGTAGAGGAAAGTATAAAAAGATTATAATTACAGGTGGTGAATTTTGTGGTAAGTGCTGAACAATTGAAAGCTGTAGGGAGAAGTTGTGAGGATTTTGAGTTAGATCCATCTCGCTATGGAAATAATTTGACTATGTCTGTGTCTTTACAAGAAAGAAGTTGCGAAATATGTCAACATTGGGATGAGAATAAAAAAATTTGTAGAATAGGGGTTTTTGATGAAGTTTTATCAAGCCTTGATCAGACTTAAATCTTGAAATGTCAAAAGGATTTTTTTAAACTTTGTAGAATATAATATATTTATAAGACTAATTTAAGGATGTAAGTGTGGGATTGAAAATGAGAGTAAAAATTTACAATTTAACAATAAAACGCGAGAGGAAAAGCTCTCGCGCTTTTTGTTTTATTGCGATGAAGAATTAACGTAAAAAGGAGGGGTATTATGGGAAAGGTCATAATAGATGGTAATAATCTTACAATAGAAGATGTAGTGCACGTAGTAAGAGATGGCTATAGAGTAGAACTTAGCAATATTGCTGAAGAGAGAGTACTTCATTCTAGAAAAATAGTAGAAAAATATGTAAATGATGAAAAGGTAGTTTATGGAATCACGACGGGTTTTGGGAAATTTAGCGATATCGTAATTTCTAAAGAAGATACAGAAATTTTGCAAAAGAATTTGATTATGAGCCATTCTTGTGGAGTAGGAGAACCATTACCAGAAGAAGTAGTAAGAGCAATTATGCTTTTGAGGGTAAATGCTCTTGCAAAAGGTTTTTCAGGAATAAGTCTTGAAACTTTAAACACGTTGATTGAAATGTTAAATAAAGGAGTAACTCCTATTATACCTGAAAAAGGATCTTTAGGAGCAAGCGGAGACCTTGCACCTTTAGCTCACATGGTTCTTGTGATGATAGGAAAAGGTGAAGCTTTATACAAAGGTGAGAGAATGACTGGAGAAAAAGCAATGAAAGAGGCAGGGATTAGTCCAGTTGTTTTGAGTTCAAAAGAAGGTTTAGCATTGATAAATGGTACTCAAGTTATGTCAGCAATAGGATGCTTAAATGTATATTATGCTAAAAGACTTATAAAATCTGCTGATGCTGTATCTTCCATTACTTTAGAAGCTTTAAGAGGAATAATTGATGCTTTTGATGATAGAGTCCAAATGGTGAGGCCTCATAGAGGTCAGATGATCACTGCTAAAAATATAAGAAAAATGTGTGAAGGAAGTACTCTAATAACGAGGCAGGGAGAAATACGGGTTCAGGATGCTTATACCCTAAGGTGCATTCCACAAGTTCATGGAGCTATAAGGGATGCTATTGAATATGCGGAAGAAGTACTCATAAGGGAAATAAATTCTGCTACAGATAATCCTTTAATTTTTCCTGACGATGGTGAAGTAATATCTGGTGGTAACTTCCACGGTGAACCTATTGCATTAGCTATGGATTTTTTAGGTATTGCAGTTTCTGAAATTGCTAATATTTCTGAAAGAAGGATTGAAAGGCTTGTAAATTATCAATTAAACGACCTTCCTCCTTTTTTGACTGAAAAAGGGGGACTAAATTCTGGTATGATGATAGCTCAATACACAGCAGCTTCTTTAGTCTCAGAAAATAAGGTTTTGGCGCATCCAGCTTCTGTTGATTCTATACCATCTTCTGCAAATCAAGAAGACCATGTGAGTATGGGCACTATTGCTGCGAGAAAGGCAATGGAAATAATAGAAAACGCTACAATGGTTATAGCAATAGAGCTTATGGCAGCTTTGCAGGCACTGGAGTTTAGGAAAGGTTTTAAAAAAGGGAAAGGATCAGAAGTAATATATGATTTAGTAAGAAAATACGTTAAGCCGTTGGAAGAAGATAGGGAGCTTTATATTGACATAAATGCCTGTTTTGATATTATAAAATCAGGTAAAGTATTAGAGGTCCTTGAAAAAGAAGGTATAATATTAGAATAAAGGTGATTTTGTGAATAGGATAAAACAATATTTTAAAGCTAAAAGAGCTAAAATTTATGAAAAAGATTATCAATTTTTACTTGGGTTCTTAAATGAAAAGGAGTTAGAATATTTTAATAAATTGCCTGTTTATGAAAAAAGGCATTCATTAGAT includes the following:
- a CDS encoding bactofilin family protein, with translation MFQKREQIVEVNPDKIDTVIGKNSTFEGTIKSEGTLRIDGNFTGQIETKGNIVIGESAKIEANITADNIIVSGEVKGNIFAKGQLQLTSTGKLYGDIEVQNLIIEEGAIFEGKSKMTKSSPSDFNKKDEQTK
- a CDS encoding M23 family metallopeptidase, which gives rise to MKKKKKKYLNIMIIPDSNQQIKSFKISIPLIKTVAIVAFSIIMAATASLVYFGKTTTYLYTMIAEKDKKIEQLTSVKEEQDKKIATLDKNAQLVSERIKGLNELEEKVRRMVGLSTPATSRGSVSRNGRSDANISYDNETTAELISQIDQKTQSLQDLISKVAARLDYLNSIPSAYPVYGTITSPFGMRKSPFGYGSEFHPGIDISVPVGTPVKAAGKGVVTYAGWLTGYGNAVIIDHGYGIESVYGHNSEILVKVGQSVKRGDIIAKSGNTGRSTGPHVHFEVRVNGNPIDPMKYLAKGN
- a CDS encoding YkuS family protein — encoded protein: MGKRIAVESQLSNIKEYLKQKGYEVVELKETLSEKSNLNVYDAIVITGQSRNMLGIDDILSKVPVIDATGMTPFDVEESIKRL
- the hutH gene encoding histidine ammonia-lyase; this encodes MGKVIIDGNNLTIEDVVHVVRDGYRVELSNIAEERVLHSRKIVEKYVNDEKVVYGITTGFGKFSDIVISKEDTEILQKNLIMSHSCGVGEPLPEEVVRAIMLLRVNALAKGFSGISLETLNTLIEMLNKGVTPIIPEKGSLGASGDLAPLAHMVLVMIGKGEALYKGERMTGEKAMKEAGISPVVLSSKEGLALINGTQVMSAIGCLNVYYAKRLIKSADAVSSITLEALRGIIDAFDDRVQMVRPHRGQMITAKNIRKMCEGSTLITRQGEIRVQDAYTLRCIPQVHGAIRDAIEYAEEVLIREINSATDNPLIFPDDGEVISGGNFHGEPIALAMDFLGIAVSEIANISERRIERLVNYQLNDLPPFLTEKGGLNSGMMIAQYTAASLVSENKVLAHPASVDSIPSSANQEDHVSMGTIAARKAMEIIENATMVIAIELMAALQALEFRKGFKKGKGSEVIYDLVRKYVKPLEEDRELYIDINACFDIIKSGKVLEVLEKEGIILE